CACGTCAGCGCTTGCGACCGTTGCTGCTGCGCGCCGCTCCTCACTCTGGACTGTCTTAATCCGCGCGATCGTTCGTCGTATCTCACCCACTCGGCCGGGGTTGTCCGGCGAGCCACCGGTGGCGATGACGCCACGCTCTTGCAACAGGTCCTTCATCAAACTCTCCAATTCGTCGTTCCGTTCCTTCACACTCATCTTTCGGATTTCGTCAATTCTAAAGATGCTCATGCCTCAGGTCCCGTTTCATCCGCCCCTGCTGGTTCTGTCACCTCAGGGGGCACCTCCTCGGCAGGCGCGGCAGCAGTTGCTGCTTTTTTACCCGCTGCCCGAGCTCTCTTCTTCTCTTTCTTTGCTTCTGATTGCGGTTCAGTCTCTGCGTTGGGGGTGACTGTAGGTTCCTGCTCCTGCTCAGCTGCCGCAGGTTCCTTCGAGGCTGCTGGCACTCCTGCAGCCTCCGCTACTTCCGGCGTTCCCGCTTCCACTTTGCCTGCCACTGCCGTTAGCTCCATTCGTAAAGCGTCCGGAACATACGCGTCGGGCCTGACGATTCGCACTTTGACGCCAATCACGCCCGCCTTCTTCTTCGCGATCGCATAGCCGTTATCGACGATCTCTTCGGCGAGCGATCCACAATGCTTGATGTAGCCGTCCACCATCTTCTCCATTCGACCGCGGGGACCCTTCAACTTCCCGGTCATGCGTATCTCGCAACCGCGCGCACCGCGATCCATGATCCGCTGCAATGTTGAGCGCCCAGCGCGTCGGAAATGCCACCCGCGCTCGATGAGCTTCGCGAGCCGATTTGCCATCAGCTGCGCATTCAATTCCGGAACATCAATCGGCTGTACGTCAATCTGCGGATTGTCCAGTTCCTGCCGCTTCACGATATCGCTGGTGATCCGCTTGATCCGCCTACCATCCTTGCCAATAATCATTCCGGGCTTCTCGACTTTCACGGTGATTTGCGTGCCCAGTGGCGTTCGCTTTAACTCCATCCCGCCATAGCCCGCACGATCAAGCTCGGTCCTGAAATACTCGTCCATCCGAACTTTTTTAATTCCCTCTTCGACGAAAATCCTCTCTATCACGTTCCGCTCCTATACTCATCTAACTCCCTACTTCCTTCAAAATGATCTCTACTGTTACGGTTTCTGTATTGAACGGACTTGCACGCCCAAAAGCGCGCGGGATAATTCCGCGTATCGTTCGTCCCTGTTTCGTGGCCACGCGCCAAACCCGAAGCGCGTCGGTATCGAGCCCCTTGTACTCCGCATTACTCCGCGCGCTCTTCAGCAATTTCAGGATCTCCGCGGTGGCCTTCACCGGATAGCGGCCTGCATCCCAGTTCTTGAGCCCGCGTCGGTGTGGCACTTTATGCTTGTACCGTTTGAAGGGAACCGCTACCTTCTTATCGAGCACGTTCTCGAGGAACGTCTCCGCGTCCTCAACCGTCTTTCCCCGTATCGCAGTGACGACTTCATATGCATGCTTTGGTGAAATATGGAGCTCGTAGGCCATAGCTCGTGCCGTCGTTTCCGGATCTGCTTCGGGTCCCAGAGTATAATTAACCTTGGCCATCTTCTCCTCTCTTCTCAGCTCGTTAGTTATTTCAGCGGCACGTACTTTGACGATCGTGTTGCACCCACGCCGGCAGCGCCGTGCGTGACTTTCTTCCTGGTTAATGCAAGCTCGCCCAAATAGTGTCCCACCATCTCGGGTTTGATCTCGATAAATTCAAAACCCTTACCGTCGTGGATACCGATCTTCGCGCCCACCATACTCGGCAGCACGATCGAGTCACGCAAATGGGTCTTGATATCCGCCTTTCCCGCTTCTATATCGGCGAGCAGCTTCTCCTCCTCAGCCCTGAGTGAGCGGTTGAGCTTTCGTCGCTGCCGTGCACAGAGCAGCTCGGCGAACTCCTCGAGCTTCATCTTCTTAAGCTTCGCCAGCGTATAGCCACGATACGTGAACTCCTCCTCCTTCTTCTTTAACGTTGTTTTAGTTTTAGCTTTCCTCTTCTTTGCCATGATCCCCTCTTACCTTACCTACCTCATCACTTCTTCCCGGTCCGCTTGGCTGCGATGCTCCCCACCTTCCGCCCGGGTGGAGCGCCACGTCCGGGCGTCTTGCTCTTGCCTATATGCTGATGTCCACCGCCACCATGCGGGTGGTCAACGGCATTCATAGCGACGCCACGCACCGTTGGATATTTCGCCGCGCGTGCACGCATCTTATGATATTTCTTACCAGCCTTAACAAATGGCTTATCCGTACGTCCTCCACCAGCGACCACGCCGATGGTGGCAGAGCACTCAGAGGACAGCCATTTCTTCTGGCCACTCGGCATCGTTATCAATGACCGACCTGTCTCGTGCTCGTGCGCCACCAGGGTCGCACTACCGCCAGAAGATCGTACGAATTTACCGCCGTCATTGGGCCGTGCCTCCAAATTACAGATCGCAACACCTTCAGGGATACAGCGTAGCGGAGCGGTATTGCCCGTCTTTATCGGCGCGGCATCACCATAAACGAGGACGTCACCCTCGGCCACGCCCTCAGGAACGATGATGTAGCGCTCCTCCACCCTCGTCACATCACCGTTCTCCCGCTCATACCGGATACGGGCGATCGGAGCGCTCCGCGCAGGGTCATGCTCGATCTTCAGGACTTTTGCCGAGATCGTCTCGCCCTTGCTGACCAGAAGATGCTCGAGATTGCCTTTATACCGATGTGCAGGCGCCCGATAGGTTGGGCCCCCTTTTCCTCTCCGCTGTGCGATTATTCGTTTTCCCATCGTTCCGTGATCATAATATGCCGAGAGAAGTTCCGATCTCTTTAGCCTTTCCCTCTTGCTCTAATTCTACTATTGCCTTCTTCTCGCCTTTAAACGTTATCATCGTCCGTACGTTCCGTACCGGCGTCTCAAAGAGACGCTCTACCTCGCGCTTGATCTCGCTCTTGCTCGCGCTGCGATCAACGATGAATTGCAGCTTGTTCTCCGCATCGATCTGCAGCGTTGCTTTCTCGCTCGGAACGATATGTATCACTGTTCGGTGCATTTCTCTTATCACTCCTTTGCGGTCAACTGTGATAGTGAAGACTCGGTCCAGAGGGTTAATCTGCCCGGATGCGTACCCGGTGCCAGCAGTTCGGTGTTGAGCTCCGTGGCGTAGGCGATATCCACGCCGGGTAAGTTCTTTGCCGCTTTCACTATCGGTCGTTCCTCCGTCTGCGTTTCATCGCGTCCGATAACGATCAATAAGCTCTTCTTCGTCTTGTATCGCCGGCCGCGCATCTTACCCTTGCCCGCCCGTACCTTCCGCACCTTCGCTCTGAGCACGTCGTCCCAGAGGCCCAGGGTCTTGAAGACCGACTCGACCTCCGCGGTCTTTGCGAGGCTCACAAATGAATCCTCAATGATTAGTGGCAGCGGGATGTGCTCAGCAAATTGATGACCGCGTTCACGCACCTTAAGGGGATCGACAGTAGCAGCAATCGCAGATCGGATAGCTTTTTTCCGCTCCTTCTTGTTTATTTTACGTTCCAAGCGCTTTTCGACCTTTGGCGGATGCGCGCGTCGTCCTCCGACGGTCTGTGGTGCTCGCGCGGCGCGTCGCCCATCAGTGATCCGGGGCACCCGTGCAACACCTCTGCCCGGTCCCCAGCTCTCCGCAGAGGTCCTCCGCCCGGCCAGGGGGTCCGTGCCCTTCGGCTGCAAGCGCTTGGACTGCAGAGCGAGCACTGCTCGCTTGATCAAATCCGGCCGGTACTCCTCCAGGAAGACCGGTGGCAACGGAATCTCCTTAACAACCTTACCCGATAAATCTAACACCTTTGCTGTGCTTGTCGCTTCTCTTACCATAACTCTTCTTCTCGTCGTCCTCTCTCTATTACCCCTGTTGTGATCTCGTGCTGATCGTGATAAGCTCCGGCACACCCAGCCGCGGGTGCGGCCGTATGGCGTGCGAGATTCGTATCAGTCGCTTCTTCGGGCCGGGCACACTTCCCTTGAGTACAAGGTACTCGTTCGACACGGTTCCGTACCGGACGAAGCCACCCTTCGGCGTTATCTCCTCAGCACTGACTCCGATCTTCATCACACGCTTATTATACTCAGTACGCTGGTGATAGCCGGTCTGTCCCATCTGAGGCACGCGCCAGCGGACTCGACGTGGTCGCCAGCCGCCAATGGCACCCACATGCCGCCCTCTACCCGATCGCTGCGCTTTCGCATTCTGAATCATCACGCCCCAGCGCTTTACCGGGCCCTGGGTACCCTTTCCCCGGGTGATGGCGGTGACGTCCACGAAATCGCCCTCCTTCACCACGTCAGTAATCTTCAAATCCTTGCCAATAAGCTCTTTCGCATAGACTAGGTCATTCTCGACCTTATCGCTCATCTTAATCTCCATGAGCTCGCGCTTCTTCTTCGGCAACGCAGCCACCACCTCGGGCCGCGTGGCCGCAACCAAACGCAGACTAAATACACGAGTATCCGCCGCCTTCTTGAGCGGTGCTTCCAGCGCGCTAAATGCTTCGCCCGTCGCCGAGGCGGCACCACCCTCTATCCACACTTCTTTGACGGCGCGCCGCCCGTAAGCAGTCATCTTGTAAAGACGGAATCCGACCACGCGCATTGGCGGGGTCTCGATGATCGTTGCGGGAACAGCAATCTCCATTCCCTTGGTCAGACTATGGGCGTAGTCGTCCGTGAGAATAAGGTGAGTCATACCGGCTTTATAGCCTGCGAAACCCTGCAGTTTCTTGCCAACGGCTCGTTCCTCTCTCTTTATTCTACACGTCTCACTTCGGGCCCGCTTTCGCGGTGAATAGGCGAGCGAGCCTCTCCTTGGTCTGTGTCTTTTAGCCATCTTCCTCTTCGATCACGACTAGTTACTGTAAGAGCTTAGAGTATATAAGTATTTACAATCAGCCAGGGCTCAAAACGCCTGCTGCACGCACTGCTCGGTCGTACACAGCTTTACCGCCGCTCCGCCACAGAGCAGTGGCACGTACCGCATCATCTTCCCTGAGTTGGTAATGACGCAACGGTAATGTTCAAATGCAGGCGAGACGACGAAACAGGTATCGCAAATCACCGTCACACCATAGGCCTCGATCTTCCGTACCACCTCCTGCATGTGCTCCTTAACCGCTCGTGCAGTGAAAACGAAGAATTCTTTCTGTACCCTTCGGCCCTTGCTCTCGGCACGCAGCAGCTCGGAGATCCGCTGGAGTTCGGTCGCCGAGCAATGCGGGCAACCGATCGCGATCACATCGCCCTGGCAGCTCGCCCCACGAACGGAGTCAAGAGCATCCTTCTCCAGCTCGAGCTTTTCCGCCGGACGAGCAAGAACAGCCGATTCTGGCGTGAGTCCCACGATATGGTACAGGCCGACGGAGCCGGTCGCGCCGATCGCCGCGGATAAATGCTTCAGTTCATCAGCCGTCGGCTGCGAAGCGGGCGGGAGCTCAATCACCGGTATCCTGTTGCCGACGAGCTCGCCGAGCACAAACCCGAGCGCACTGTAGTCCGCATCGCGAAGCGCGCACTGCACGCAGACCCGAAGCTCAGGTTCACGATTTTCCGTTAGATGGAGCCCGTACAAAGGCGTCTTCCCGATGAGCGCCGCGGCGAGCGCAGAGGGAGCGCCTTCCATATTTGTGCGCGCGCCCAGGACCGAATTGGCGTAGAGAACGGCGGATGACTCAGCCCATGCGATGTGCTCGCCCTTCTGTGGTCTGTTTCCTACATGGTACGGAATACAGGTGCATTCGACGTCAATGCCCAGGCTCTGGTAGGCGCGCACGACCTCTCGCTGCTTCGCGACAAAGGCCTCCGAGACGTTAAGTGATTGCCAGATACGGCGATCTACGCCGGTGGGATTGAGCGTGCTTTTCACCCGCACTCGCGCGCCCGCAAGGCACTTGATGAACTCAAAAGCGTCTCCGATCGTCTTATACGATGCCCCGGAGATATGCGCGCTCTGAATGGGGATCAGGTGCGATGCGTGATGGATATCGCCGATCGCAACGAGAATCTCCATCGCCTTTTGGCGCGCCCAGCCCTCCTCGCCTTCAAGGATCCGCTCTTCCTCTTTCGTCAGCTGCATCGATCACCGTTCCGCCACAAGATGAATAAGCGTTACCATCATTTCTCTTTTATCCGCTTCACCAACACGCGCGGATCCACGGTGCTCTCCTCACCCTTGTAGAGCCCCCACCCGAAGAGACTCCCCAGCAAGAGCGCACGAACCGTTTGGTCTTCCCGTGCTGCGGGAAGCTTTTTGTTATTCGTTTCTATTCTAGAAAGCGATGAGCGAGAAGATCCCGATTTTAAAGGGCAAAAAGATCAAAACGCGGATCTTGCGACCCTCTGAGTTCGATCAGCTGCGTGCGGGCGCGAAGAGGACGGAGAATCGAACTCTTCTGGATGCTTGTCTGCTGCTGGGCGCACGGTATACCGAATGCAAAACTATTCAGGCAAACGCTCACTGGTTCGATGGCAATTTTGTACACCTCCCCTCGGAAGCACAGCGTAAGGTGAAACGGAAACAGGCCGAGCGCTGGATCAGATTGAGTTCAATGGGTAAGGCAATTCTCCCGTACTTCTTCGAGAATAGAAAACGACTGCCCTCGATACAGGCCTGGGATTACGCTCTGCTGCAGTGGGCAAAACAGGGCGAGTTACATCCTGCGGGCATATCAGCACGTACCTTGCGTAAGACCTACGAGAGCTGGCTGATATTTTATTTCCCGGAAGCCACCAATTTGGTGTATCTATCTCAGGGCCATACAACACTAACTTCTTTGCAGCATTACATTAATTTGCCGTTCATCGAAGAAGATAAAAAAAGTATGGGTAAGTGGGTAGAAGGGTGGTTATGATACATTATTACCTTTAGCTAACTCTTTACCCGCGAACAAAACATGTACAACATTATTCCTATACATATCAAAAGTATATTTCATAAGAAATACGTATCTTTTTTACCTATTATAATATATTATATTTACTATATATAAATATTTTTGCATACCCTGTAAACATAAAAAATTAGTTTAAATTTATAAAAAGTGAGTTACCATATATTTGTCCGGTATAACCTACTAGTTTCCATTACCCAGCGGGGTTCACCCTCTGCGACCTTTAAGTTTTATAAAAACTTCAAGTCCGGAAGGGGGGGATACCCCCACCGAAACCAGGCATACCACGGCTCATAGTACGATCGGGCCCGGTACCACCCGGCGTCCGGCGATGTTGAAGTTTTATTATAAAACTTCAAGCAGCCCCCGTGAGTTGCTCTTTTTTATTTCCTAAACAGAAATTATTTTGCATTACCACATCTATAAGCTTCGAAATTTGCGATTTGCGAGACTTTTTATGGTTATCCTTATACAGTCTATCTCTTGATCGCTGAGAGTGCGTCAGCGCTCAAATTCTGTGATCCGGCAGAGAAAGTAGTAAACCATAAGTATATAATTTTGTTATAGCTAAATTACATACTCATAATGTCTTTTACTAAAAAAGTCTATTAATAAACAATTCAGTATTTTATAGCAAAAATAATTTATCTTTGTATAAGTTAGTTTATTTAATAAATAGTTATAATACTACGCAATATCATTTTTTGTGTATGCAAAGCTTACAGCTGGTCATCGCGAATACACTGTAAAAAAAGCCTTACGCTAATGATACTCCCTAATCGTAGCTCTTCAAGTGAGCTGATCTCTGAGGGCCACGATCTCGGGCGTTGAGCACACCGGTTCGGGCTGACCATTAGTCAGCTCACAAATCAAAGCGGTCAGAATCTTCTCCTCCTGTTCTTCGCCCAGGTTGATACCTGCACCGATGCGATAATACGTGCAGCCCAGTACGATGGTTGGAATGCTACCCCGGGGGCTGTAGGACGCAAAGACCCCGGTATCCACGGCTGCTGCGGTCATGGTATCATAAAGGACGATGAAGCCGTCGAACTTTGAGGTCACGGTGAGGATGATCGGGTGCTCCCACTGGCATGCGCTACAACTGGGACCGCCAAAGAAATAGATGATCGGCTTGCCCTCCTCGGTGCAGAGCGGATCCTCACTCCTGATATAGTCGCCGATGGTTCTCCCATACTGCTGCTCACGATTACGCTGCTCTTCCAGTGCCTTTTGCGTTTCTACCTGCTCAATATAGTCGTCAATGTTGATTGCGCCGGTAAAGAGCAGCTCACCGTCTTTCGTCATGTACACCTCGCGCGTCTCAATGATCCCGAGCATCGAGAGATTAACTGCGATCTCATACAGGCCCGACTGCTCATCCTCGGTAACCGAAGCCAGGGAGAGTTCGACACCAGAAGCTACAGCATACGTAGTGAGGAATTCGAGTGCACGTTCACCAGCCTCGTCAGGAGTCAATGCCCCAGTCGGCAGGGGACACGAAGGCCGGGTAGGTCCTACGGGCGCAGATAAGACGGAAGTTCCCATGACGGTCCCGATGATCACTCCCACGATAACGCCGATCGCCACAACGCCAATCGATGCGGTCTTCATATCCTTTCGCTTACCTCAGTATAGTCCCTGAGCCGCGACCAGCTCCTCGAATTCATCGATGTCGATCGCGCCTGGGAGGAGCACGGTACCATCTTTCGTGAGATACACCACCTGCTCTTCCGATGCACCCTCCATGGAGAAATTGACCGTAACCTGGTACAGATTCGCCGTTTCCAGCTCGGTTACATCTGCTAAGGCAACTGTAATGTCAGGCGACACGGCATAACCTGCAAGGAACTCAATAGTGCGTGCACCAGCCGCTTCAGGGCTTATGACGTCTGTTGGCCCGGCGCACGACGGTGATACGAATGACTGTCCGAATAAGACAGAACCGCTCGCGGCAATACCCATGATCATACCGATAATGAGCCCAAGGGCCAGGAAGCCGAGGGTGAAGGTCTGCGCACCCTCGTGCTCAGCGCTCTTAGGGATCTCACCTGACATCGTTTGTACCGCTAGGAGTACAGGGCCCCGAGTATAAAAAGCCTGTGCCACTTTTTACCTCAGATGGTCAGTAGCTACTATGGAGCAGCGTTCCTATGAGTTCGAGCTCGAGCGGATAATAGCCATGGTGCGCGAACGAGGAGCAACGCGGGTCGGGTTACAGCTCCCGGAGGGGCTCAGATCAGTGGCCGTTTCGCTCGCCAACGAGATCGCGCAGGAGACTGGCGCAGCGGTGATCATCTCCGGTAATTCCTGCTATGGCGCCTGCGACATCGACGAGAAGCTGGCGTGTATGGTTGACCAGCTCTTCCACTTCGGGCATTCAAGCGCACTCTTCGCTCAGCGACGCATACACCTACCGACCTGCGATGCGAGCGAAAACGTGATCTTCATCGAGCTCAGGAGCACCATCGATGTCAAACCCGTGGTGAAGAAGGCAGCAGCGGAGATCATCGGTGATTCTGTCGGGCTCGTTGCGACCCTACAGCACGTGCATGCTCTTGAAGCGGCGAAGGCGGTGCTCAGGCATGCGGGCAAGGCCGCATCGATAAGTAAAAAGTTGCAACTCGACGCCGCCCCCGGGTTGGTCCTGGGCTGCGAGTTCAGCGCTGCCCGCTCACTGCACGATGACGAGATCCTGTTCATCGGCAGTGGCGGCTTTCATCCCGCGGGTATCGCCCAGTACACGGGCAAGCGGGTCATTGCGGCTGATCCCTTCACCCTGCAGGTGCGCGTATTTGAGCCCGATGAGCTGCGGAAGAAGCGCTACATGGTTATCGCGCGTGCACTGGATGCGCAGTCCTTTGGGATTCTTGTAGGCACCAAAAGCGGCCAGTGTCAGCTCGAAGCTGCGCTTACCGTGCGACGAAAAGCCATCGATCGAGGCCGGAATGCGTACGTCATCGCGCTCGACGAGATCTGCGAGGCGAATTTACTCGGCTATACCGTTGATACATTCGTTAATACTGCATGTCCACGCCTGGTGGAGGATCTGGCCGCGTTTAAGAAGCCCGTTCTCACGGTCGCCGAGTTCGAGGTGGTGCTCGGCGAGCGAAGCTGGGACGAGTTGTGGCCGTAACTAACTGCGCGTGAACAGCGACCGACGATACGATACAGAAATCCCAGAATAAGTTTATAGCTGGCGGATTCATTAGGATGATAGAATATGATGGCACTCGGCATCATCGGTGGGACGAGCTTGTTCGGTACGAAATTGCTTGACAACATGGAGGAACGTGAAGCAACGACTGCCTATGGCCCGGTTTACCTGCTCGTTACGACCATTTCTGCGCACGAGATCGTTTTCATTCCGCGGCATGGCAAGGACCGAAATATTCCGCCGCATCGTATCAATTATAAAGCGAATATGCGCGTGTTCAAGGACCTGGGTGTGGATGAGGTCATCGGTGTGACCTCAGTGGGCAGTGTAAAGCGAGCTATACCACCACGATCACTGGTCGTTCCGCATGATTACATCGGCCTGTTCAGCATACTCACGTATTATGATAACGAAATTGTCCATATCACTCCGGGCCTGGATGAATCCTTGCGAAAACGGCTCATAGAAGCCGCACAGGCATTGCATATTGACATTGTTGAGCACGGCGTGTATTTCCAGACCCTGAGTCCGCGACTTGAGACGAAGGCAGAGATAAACCTGATCAAGGATTATGCGGACATCGTCGGGATGAACATGGCGACAGAAGCAACGCTGGCAACCGAGTTGGGACTGCGCTACGCGAACCTCAGCACCGTGGATAACTACGCGCACGGCATCGTCGATGAGCAGCTGGAGTATAAAGATATTGTCGCTGCAGCTGCGCAAAGCCGCTTAGACGTTGAGAAGGTGCTGCTGAAGGTTATTAAGGATACAGCATGAAACGGTCACTTTCGCGAGTAGCCGCGCGCTTCATTCCCGAAAGACGTGATTCTTTACGTGCAGAGAATCGGACTTTTCCCGAACAGCAAAGCCGCGTCAGTTAAACCCATCATATCCTATCATATAATCATCTGGCTCGCGATCAAACGAGTTCTTTACTCTTCGTCCTGGCTTCGTCCTTCATCCAGCCCGGTATCTTTTACAGATACGCGCTTCTGACGCTCGCTCTGACGTTTCAGTTTCAACTTCATTTTATAATAGCTCAACGGATGCCCGATCTTCTCGCACACGTCATCACGATCAACGCAGTTCCCGTAGGTACGCATGGTAGAGCACGAGGGTGCCGTATACCTGGTACTGCCCATCTCGCCCGATATGTGCACCACCTGGTACCGCGTTCGCTCCTCATCGAAATCCGGTGAGCTCTGGTAGAGCTCGATTATTTCATCCACCGTTAACCCTACGTTCAGCAGAAACGAGGTCACGGCGAACCGTGCGGTATGCGGCACGTTAACACCCTCGCGTAAGTTGCTCAGAATCGCCCGGATACAGGGCGGGAAGCTGGCGGGATCTTTTACGCGCATGCCGGTCTCAAGCTCGTCCTCCGCGAACTTTTTCCGCCACGCTTCCAGTTCCGCTTCGAGCTCCTTCATATACCGCCGTACCGACTCGCAGACCGCGGGAGGCACGTCAAGCGGCAGATCCTTACGTATTCGCGCGTGAATCGCTTCTTGCAGCATGCGCAGAAACTCGTTCGTCCGCAGGTTCACCTGGCCCTTATTCAGCGCGCGATTCACCAGCTTCCAGCGCTTGTCACGCAGATTCGCTGTGTACCGCAGATACTCAACGAATGGTATCCGCACCGGAGCGTGCTCGTGCGGCATTCCTGCGAGCTCGATATGGAGCTCGAATTCACGCGCCATCTCGAAGAGCAAATCGGTATCGCCACCGCCGAACGCAGAATCTTCTTTCAGTGTCATGTACGCGGATTTCGCCTCTGCGAGTGCAAAGCGGCGAATGAGGTGCGCGTTGTTGATACAGGAGACGAGAATGCGAGCAAACGGATACGAGAGCAGCTCAATATCCGCTTGAGCCCGGCTCATGAGCGTTGGCTTGCGAATCGCTCCTGCACGGATCGCTTCACGTACGCGCTCCTTGCCACGCACGCGGGCACGCTCTAACGCGGCACGGGAAACGAGCTCATCGAGTGTAATACCGGATGCTTCCACGTAACTCGTTGCCGCAGCCAGAAACGGATAGTAGCTCAGGTGCGCTGCTTCTACTGCTCCTTCCTCCATCATACGCTGACGAGCCGGTGCTGCTACGCTCTGCTAGTTACTACCTGCCGGCCTGGCCCGTCGGTTATACGCACTCACGATGCTCTTATTCAGATTCGATCCGTGGCGCGAGCAGATAGCTGACCTTGCCCTTGCCCTCGGCCAGCTCGAACTCGATCTGCAGCGGATAGTCCTTACCGAGGTTGAGCGTGATGTTCGCCGCATGGCTCATACCTTTACTCATTGCCGAGATATAATCGAGCGAGTAGAGCGAATGGAGCGTTCCGGGCGTCAAATGGACCAACTGCTCTTTCCGCAGGCCCAGGCGCAGCTTGTCCATCTCACCCTCGACCTCCATATAGAACTCATCACCTTCGACGCCGAGCACGATGTGGTCCCCGATCTTCTCAGCAGCCCTGATCGTCCGTCTGAATTCCTCGTTCTCGATCACCACCTGCACGGGAAAGTCGAGCTCCGGCACCTTCGGCTCTTTCCGCAACGACCCGGGATCGAGTAGCGAGACCGTATAGTTGAGACTGCCCATTTTGGTGAGCAACTTCTGGGCCTGCTCGTCCAGCCGCAACGCGACATCCTCACGCCCACCAAAGCCGAGGATATCATGCAGCTTGACGAAATCGATACCCATTTCTAGAGTATCCGCTTCCGATTCTTTCTCGAAACGATAATCATCAAATGCCTCGCGGCTCAGCTCAAAGGAGACCATCGCCACATTTGCGGGATCCACTGCCCTGAGCTGGAAACCACCCTCAGATATGCGTAACTTACCTTCATCAACCACCGCGATAATGGACTCAATGCTTTCTTTTAACACGTTAGCGTCTATCTTGGCCTCAAACATTTCGCTCCGTCTCCCTATGGCTTGTTATACTATTACCCCCTCTATATTTAAACTATTCGGT
This genomic interval from Methanomicrobia archaeon contains the following:
- the dph2 gene encoding diphthamide biosynthesis enzyme Dph2 — translated: MEQRSYEFELERIIAMVRERGATRVGLQLPEGLRSVAVSLANEIAQETGAAVIISGNSCYGACDIDEKLACMVDQLFHFGHSSALFAQRRIHLPTCDASENVIFIELRSTIDVKPVVKKAAAEIIGDSVGLVATLQHVHALEAAKAVLRHAGKAASISKKLQLDAAPGLVLGCEFSAARSLHDDEILFIGSGGFHPAGIAQYTGKRVIAADPFTLQVRVFEPDELRKKRYMVIARALDAQSFGILVGTKSGQCQLEAALTVRRKAIDRGRNAYVIALDEICEANLLGYTVDTFVNTACPRLVEDLAAFKKPVLTVAEFEVVLGERSWDELWP
- a CDS encoding DNA polymerase sliding clamp, with translation MFEAKIDANVLKESIESIIAVVDEGKLRISEGGFQLRAVDPANVAMVSFELSREAFDDYRFEKESEADTLEMGIDFVKLHDILGFGGREDVALRLDEQAQKLLTKMGSLNYTVSLLDPGSLRKEPKVPELDFPVQVVIENEEFRRTIRAAEKIGDHIVLGVEGDEFYMEVEGEMDKLRLGLRKEQLVHLTPGTLHSLYSLDYISAMSKGMSHAANITLNLGKDYPLQIEFELAEGKGKVSYLLAPRIESE
- a CDS encoding 6-oxopurine nucleoside phosphorylase; amino-acid sequence: MMALGIIGGTSLFGTKLLDNMEEREATTAYGPVYLLVTTISAHEIVFIPRHGKDRNIPPHRINYKANMRVFKDLGVDEVIGVTSVGSVKRAIPPRSLVVPHDYIGLFSILTYYDNEIVHITPGLDESLRKRLIEAAQALHIDIVEHGVYFQTLSPRLETKAEINLIKDYADIVGMNMATEATLATELGLRYANLSTVDNYAHGIVDEQLEYKDIVAAAAQSRLDVEKVLLKVIKDTA
- a CDS encoding DNA primase regulatory subunit PriL; this encodes MMEEGAVEAAHLSYYPFLAAATSYVEASGITLDELVSRAALERARVRGKERVREAIRAGAIRKPTLMSRAQADIELLSYPFARILVSCINNAHLIRRFALAEAKSAYMTLKEDSAFGGGDTDLLFEMAREFELHIELAGMPHEHAPVRIPFVEYLRYTANLRDKRWKLVNRALNKGQVNLRTNEFLRMLQEAIHARIRKDLPLDVPPAVCESVRRYMKELEAELEAWRKKFAEDELETGMRVKDPASFPPCIRAILSNLREGVNVPHTARFAVTSFLLNVGLTVDEIIELYQSSPDFDEERTRYQVVHISGEMGSTRYTAPSCSTMRTYGNCVDRDDVCEKIGHPLSYYKMKLKLKRQSERQKRVSVKDTGLDEGRSQDEE